The uncultured Carboxylicivirga sp. genomic interval TTAATATAAACAGTTGAATTCTGAGTTAATAAATCTGCTAACGAAGCCGTTGTTTTATTTTGAAGAACCATCGAATCCATTTCGGTAATCTTCATCCCAGCTTCTTCTTGCTTGAAAATATAGTTTGCCTTTACCTCTACTGCTTTAATTAAAACCACAGAATCCAAGCTATTCTGACTATATAAAATCTGAGAAAACAAAACAAACAGTATAGTTAGGCAACAGTTTATTGATCTATTGTTTAACAAGCTTGAAAGTTTGTGTAACATTATCTTGCGATACTTTTATAATATATATTCCGGCTAAAAGATTCTTAATATTAATTACATCCGTTTCGTTGTAAGCATTTACAACTTGTACCAGCTTACCTGTGATATCGTATATATATACATCAGCATTGTTCACACCTTGTATTCTGCAAACATGGGTAGTTGGATTAGGATACACTTTCACATTCAAGTTGTCAGATAGAGAAAGACCGGTTGGTACATCATCTACTATTTTAATATTGAATGATCGGTATATAGCGGCATCCTTTGCCCAGGTACAAGTAATGGTTGTTTCTCCAACACCAATTCCACGCATAACACCATCTAACGAAACCGATGCAATAGCTGAATTATCAGACGACCAAATCAAATTCTGATTATCATTCAAATGCCCTTTCGAAATCACATAACTCTCAAAAGTAAAACTGTAATCTTTATACCATTTATATTGACGAACCACCGGATGTTGCCCAACATTTTTGGGAGTGTTACTTACAATTACATCAGTTACTCCGTTAATTGAAGCATTAGGCTTTACCACAGCAATTCCGGAAACTTCAGTTGATAATTCGCCAATTGCACCCGCATTTTGTGCCACACCTGTATATATGCGAACAAAATCAATTTGATCGAGATAAACTGAGTTTCCATCTTCATCCACAGCCCAGTCAATATCAAAAGCATCGCCTCCACAACCTTCTGTTTCATAAAGTGTATATGGATTATCGGGTATATCCATCGAAACATTTCTTACAATGCTTTTATTATCAACGTAGCCATAATCAAACTCATCATTAACCCACACCGTTCCCTGCGATGTGCGCGACTTTAATAATGTACCATTCAGAGTATAGCTATCCTGATCAATGTTTGGATAGTTTTCGCTCAGAGGATAATGCTGTTGCGGATGAAATGCCTTCATATAAACGACTACTCCGTTATTCCCCTCACTATCGTACCAAGGTACATCTGCTAAAGCATTAGGATTGTCGTAGGTGATGGAATAATTATACTTTGTCGTTGATAAAAAATGGTCGCTTCCCTTAAGCTCATACCATGTATCATCGGGTAAGCCATTTCCATTTTCGTCTTTCATCACCTGAACAATCCCTGGTTCAGAGCTTCCCGAATAAGAATTACCAAAAACGGTAAAATCAACTCCATATGGATTGTCAAGATCATTGATTACCGGTGCATCAAACCCTAAAGTAATTGATCCTCCCCAAAAACCAAGTGATACCATTTTACCAGCTTCCGCTGCTTGGTTTAGAATACCTGTTGCATTTTCAGGTAAACCTGGAGAAGTATTAATAAATTGCCCAGGGGCAGGCGTAAAATCAAAAAGCTTGGTTGCATAACGAACCTGAGCATTAATACACACATGGGTTAGCAAAAAAAAGATAATAGCAATTTGCAGTACTTTCATTCGTTTGTTTTCTTATATTTTAACTCTTCTGTATTGATTGACAGAATTATTAATCTTCGCATACTTTAATATTATATACAGCAAGACATAACAATCCCATTGTGTTTAATTAGTCGGTTAAATAAGACACACTAAACACTCAACATCAAATATTTAATAGATACACCCCTTAAGAAGTAGAATAGAGATATGACCTTCTGAATTCGCAAAGGTTTAAATTGCCTAGAAAAAAAACGTAATTTTGTATCATGATACAGTTATTTAATTGTGTTATATGCATGGATGACAGAAGGTTTTGGCGAACACTGTCATCCCTTTTATTTATATTAATGAAGAGCAAGAGAATATTAACTAGAGATTATTATTAACCTCAAACACATATAGCATAATCAAATACCATTTCTATCAAAATATCAATTGATAAGCCGAAAAAAATTATGATGATGAGAAAACATTACACTGCTCTTGTTTAATTATTAAATCATTCGATTTTGTAGCAGCAATGTATATCAAGAAGTATTTACAAGATACCTGATTAACCACCCGTTCACCGCAGGCTACAAAAATCGTATATCAATTGGCAGGTCTTCTGACTTATCTCACTTCTGATCCCTTCTCAACTGTCAACCGACAGTCAATGGTTTAAAATCTGAAACTGTTTTTGAGACTTACAGCAGCGGGAACTGTTGCCGACTTTCACGGCATTCCCTTTTAATTTGTTGCAATGGATAATCCATTACCAAAACCAATTTGAGTGCAAATGTAAAAGAAAAATATATCTTAAACATAAATTTTAAATAAATATTTAAGTATTTGTAAAACTTAAATCAATAGAGGCTTTCAAAAAAAGTCTATTCTAATTTATCAGGAAAGAAGCAGCGGAACACGCTTCCCTTTTGCAGTATACTTTCCACGCCTATATCGCCTTTATGTGCATCCATAAATTCTTTACAAAGCAACAAACCTAATCCGGTTCCTTCTTCGCTATCAGTTCCGCGCGTTGATATATCTTTATGAACAGTAAACAACATGTTGAGTTTTTCAGAATCCATCCCCACTCCGGTATCAGCAATGCTAATTTCTATTCCATTTTTATCTCCGCCTAAAACAACCGCATTAACTACCACCTCCCCATTTTTACGCGTGTATTTTATTGCATTGGAAACTAAATTACGAATGATGGTCTCCAGCATTTTTTCATCCGCATAAATCTTAAGATATTCAGGAACTTTATTTTTAATGCTTATCTCTTTCTTTGCAGCTGCTTGCATCAGAACCTGCAGCTCTTTATCCACGGCCAACTTCGCTGATAGCATTTGTGGTTCAAATACAATATTCTTACTCTGAGCTCGAGCCCAAATCAACAGATCGTCGAGCAAGTTATGAATATTTTTAATACAGCTATTGATAGTTTTTAAATAGGTATGACGTTCCTTTTCTTCAATAGTCTGATCAGCCAACAATACATCTGAAAGTCCCCAAATAGCGCCAATCGGATTTTTTAAATCGTGAGCGATGATCCCTAAAAAACGATCTTTTGTTGCATTGCTTTTATTGAGTTCATCGTTCTTTTTTTGGATCTCTTCTTTAATAATTAAAGCCTCATCAGCTCTTTTTTTAAGCTCACTGTTACTAACTAAGCTATTTTCATAAAGCACTTTGGTTTTAGCTTCCTCGCATTTTAATAAATAATTTGCCCTAAACAACTTAAAACGAAGCTGATACTGAATACGATTTATAGCAAAGCCTACAAAAGCAATGGGGTATATATCAGCCAATACCAAAAACTCGTTCGAACTTGGTTTACCAATCGTATATAGTGCAACTGAAAAAAGAATAATCGGAATAGAGTATATCAAACTGGTTGTTCTGATGCTTAGCTTTATATCTAACGATATTAAAAAGATAACTAATACGGTACCTGTAACACTAGGGGCCAAAGCAGAGTCATGCAGGTGTATCAATACCCTTGCATACATCATTAATTGTAACGAAAGATATCCTAAAATATATAAGACCTTTTTAAGTTGGCATACATTATTTCGAAAAAAAAGATGAATTAACAAAATAAGGGAAAGTATCGCTAATGAAGGAATACGTGTATATAAACCCATGATATCACGCCTTACAATCCAATCGGAATATGAGTAATATAAAAGTACAGCAATTGCTATACCAATAATTAAGGTCAGATTCTTTTTATAGATATGACCTAAATAATCTTCAAAATCATTTTTTAGCTTACTAGCCTCAATAGTATTATTCATTATTCATTTCCCTTTATCCCTTGGTACTTTTCTGAAAAAAGCCAAATGATATTGCCTAAATACATTTATCTGAAGTATGGTAATTGGGCTGGACAAATATAGAAATGATATACAACTATCAAAAACAAAGCCTTCAAGTATAGTATTTTAAATACACAAAAAAAGGGAGCCCGTTATTGACTCCCTCCTGTTAGAATAGTGTCTAATGTTATTCT includes:
- a CDS encoding T9SS type A sorting domain-containing protein; this translates as MKVLQIAIIFFLLTHVCINAQVRYATKLFDFTPAPGQFINTSPGLPENATGILNQAAEAGKMVSLGFWGGSITLGFDAPVINDLDNPYGVDFTVFGNSYSGSSEPGIVQVMKDENGNGLPDDTWYELKGSDHFLSTTKYNYSITYDNPNALADVPWYDSEGNNGVVVYMKAFHPQQHYPLSENYPNIDQDSYTLNGTLLKSRTSQGTVWVNDEFDYGYVDNKSIVRNVSMDIPDNPYTLYETEGCGGDAFDIDWAVDEDGNSVYLDQIDFVRIYTGVAQNAGAIGELSTEVSGIAVVKPNASINGVTDVIVSNTPKNVGQHPVVRQYKWYKDYSFTFESYVISKGHLNDNQNLIWSSDNSAIASVSLDGVMRGIGVGETTITCTWAKDAAIYRSFNIKIVDDVPTGLSLSDNLNVKVYPNPTTHVCRIQGVNNADVYIYDITGKLVQVVNAYNETDVINIKNLLAGIYIIKVSQDNVTQTFKLVKQ
- a CDS encoding HAMP domain-containing sensor histidine kinase → MNNTIEASKLKNDFEDYLGHIYKKNLTLIIGIAIAVLLYYSYSDWIVRRDIMGLYTRIPSLAILSLILLIHLFFRNNVCQLKKVLYILGYLSLQLMMYARVLIHLHDSALAPSVTGTVLVIFLISLDIKLSIRTTSLIYSIPIILFSVALYTIGKPSSNEFLVLADIYPIAFVGFAINRIQYQLRFKLFRANYLLKCEEAKTKVLYENSLVSNSELKKRADEALIIKEEIQKKNDELNKSNATKDRFLGIIAHDLKNPIGAIWGLSDVLLADQTIEEKERHTYLKTINSCIKNIHNLLDDLLIWARAQSKNIVFEPQMLSAKLAVDKELQVLMQAAAKKEISIKNKVPEYLKIYADEKMLETIIRNLVSNAIKYTRKNGEVVVNAVVLGGDKNGIEISIADTGVGMDSEKLNMLFTVHKDISTRGTDSEEGTGLGLLLCKEFMDAHKGDIGVESILQKGSVFRCFFPDKLE